The following DNA comes from Terriglobales bacterium.
AAGGTCCAACCGAAGAAATTCTCAACGTTGAAGAGCGTGGCCTCGTGCGCCGCGGCCGGCCCGGCGGGCATAGCACCGTCGGTCACAAGGATGGGCCAGTAGTCCAGGAAATAGGCGTCACGCAGGGTGGATTCGACGCAAACGTTGGTGGTGATGCCGCAGAGGAACACGTGTCGGACACCGCGCGTGCGCAGCTGCGAGTCCAGAGACGTGCCGGCAAAGCCGCTATACCGCGTCTTCACGACCACCAGGTCCACGGGGTGCGGGGCCAGTTCTTCCACAATCGCGAAGTCCCAGGTGCCTTCTGTGAGCAGCTTGCCTTTGAGCTGGGCCTGCCGATCCATCAGACGCAGAGCCAGCTCCTTATGCCAGTTGGGGGAGTTGGGGCCGCCACTATTGCTCAGGTCCGGTTTGTAGCCCATCTGCAGGTAAACGACCGGGATGCCTGCTGCTCGGGCCGAGTCCAAAACAGCGCCAATGGTATGGACGACCCGCGGCGCACCAGCAATGTCCACTCCGGCCAGATCCAGCAGGCCACCGCGACTGGCGAATGCGTTCTGCATATCCACCACTATGACGGCAGATCGCGCGAAATCCACTTCGATGGGTTCGGGCCTGGTGGGCAAGTTGGCCACTTCGTTTGGTCCCCTTACGAGTTACTTTGGCTCCCGGCGGCGTTCCGCCCTCATGCAACTGGCTTGATCTTCTCCGCAGGAGTTTCCGCCAGTGAAGGCTTCAGAACACTTGGCTTTGCTTCGGAAAGCGGTTTCTCCTCAATGCCGATGACCACGTGCACGTTGGCGGCCCGGGCCGCCTGGCCGAGCTGCTTCGTGGTGGGACTGTCCAGTTCCACCGAATTCTTGAACAGCTTCACAAAGTGCGGCGCGCCACGCGTAGGCGTCATCAACCAGATCCAATACGGATATCCGGGAACAAAAGCCTCGGGGAAGACGATCAGCCGGGCGCCCTGGCCCGCGGCTTCGGCAATCAACTTGCACGCCTTCTCCGTCGTTGCTTCCCGATCCAGAAAGATCGGTGACGCCATCACGGCTGCAGCCTTGAAGCGTGGATACTGGTCGCCCATAACCCCTCCCTGCAATTGAACCAGGGACCCAGCCCCGATGTTCGGTGAACGACGTACGGTCCCTAGGCCTCCGTCCTGCTCTCATACAGCTTCTTGACTAACTGTCCCTTCATCTCGAACCGGGGCAGCGTGCCCTCGGGCACCGGCCGCACGGAGGCGGAGACATTCAGCACCGCCTTGATCTTCTTCTCCACCTCGTGCTGCAGCGCAGGCAGATCCAGGGCAGCACTGCCGTACTCCGCGACCACGCGGAGGGGAGGCTTCACCGCCGGCCCGGGCGCCTCTAGCTCAATCTGTATTTCTCCAGTCGTCCTAGGATAGAAGCCTGCCACTAGGTCCTTGACGGCGGACGGGAACACATTCACACCCAGGACGATCAGCATGTCGTCGGTGCGACCGACGCATCTTAGCTTAAAGCTCGAACGCCCGCACGCACAGGAAGTCCCCAGGATGGTGACTCGGTCCCGGGTACGAAACCGCAGCAGGGGGACGCACTCCCGCTCCAGGCTGGTGTAAACGAGCTCGCCGGAGACGCCGCTTTCGATGGGCAGCACTTCCCCGCTCTCGGGATCGATAATCTCAGCCAAAACATACTCCTGGCCGCAGAAATGCATGCCCGACTGATGACCACATTCGCCGAAAAGGATGGGGGCCATATCGGCATTCCCCAACCCTTCGGTGACGCGCGCTCCCCACTGTTCCTGCATTTTGGTGCGCACCGAGGGAATGCCGGCGCCGGGTTCCGCGCCGCAGACGATCTTCTCCAGACCCAGTTCACGCGGGTCCATTCGAGCTTCACGGCGCACGTAGTCCGCCAGATACATGGCGTAGGACGGTGTGCAATGCAAAGCGTTGGCGTGAAGCGCCCGTGCGACCAGTACCAGCTTCTCCGAGGCGCCGGCGCCGACGGGAACGAATGTTGCCCCGATGCGCTCGAGCGCGTCCTTGGCCGGCAGGCCGCCCACGAACATGGTCAGGCTGGCAGCATGAATCACGATGTCCGAAGACCGGATACCTTGCGTATAGAAGGAACGGGCGGTGACGCGCGTCCACATCTCGGCGTCCCGCCGGGTCACCCCGACAAAGCTCGGCTGGCCGGTGGTGCCGGTGGAAGAGTGGATGCGAATGATGTCCTTCATCTCCGCCGCCATGTGCCTGCCAAGCGGTGGACTGGCAGCTTGGCTCTGGCGCAGTTCTTCTTTGGTCGTGAACGGAAAGTGGACCAGATCAGCGAGGGAACTGAAGTGCTCGCGGCAGATGCCGGCCGCGCCGAACTTTTCCCGGTAGAAGGGAGAGCGGGCGAACAGATAGTCGAGTTGCCTGCCGAGCTTGTCCTCCTGCAGCGCCCGCAGCGGTTCGGGCGGCAGGGTTTCGATTTCCGGATTGAGGTATTCGTCCGCCTGCATCGGAGGGAGGAGGGTCGCGCAGCCCGTGCGGGCGGTAGGTTACCACGCCGATTGCGCAGCAACAATCACTCCCGGCGGTGGCGTGAACGGTATACGTTGGTCAGATGAATGTGCAGGATCTTGTGTCGCAAGAAGGACGGCGTCTTGATCGGGATCAGTGGACGCCCCGCTCCTGTCCCGCCCAGAAATCCTTGCGCAGCACCTTGCGGTCCGTCTTGCCGGCCGGCGTCTTCGGTATCTCCGGCCGGAATTCTACGGACTTGGGTGCCTTCACGCCGCCGAGTTTGGCCTTGCAGTGGGCGATTACCGACTCCTCCGTCAGCGATGCTCCTTCTTTTAGCACGATGATGGCTTTGACCGCTTCGCCCCACTTGTCATCGGGCACGCCGATCACCGCACATTCCAGCACCTGC
Coding sequences within:
- a CDS encoding isochorismatase family protein, which produces MPTRPEPIEVDFARSAVIVVDMQNAFASRGGLLDLAGVDIAGAPRVVHTIGAVLDSARAAGIPVVYLQMGYKPDLSNSGGPNSPNWHKELALRLMDRQAQLKGKLLTEGTWDFAIVEELAPHPVDLVVVKTRYSGFAGTSLDSQLRTRGVRHVFLCGITTNVCVESTLRDAYFLDYWPILVTDGAMPAGPAAAHEATLFNVENFFGWTLRSEEFLAAVRWSHS
- a CDS encoding nitrilase-related carbon-nitrogen hydrolase; its protein translation is MGDQYPRFKAAAVMASPIFLDREATTEKACKLIAEAAGQGARLIVFPEAFVPGYPYWIWLMTPTRGAPHFVKLFKNSVELDSPTTKQLGQAARAANVHVVIGIEEKPLSEAKPSVLKPSLAETPAEKIKPVA